A genomic segment from Luteolibacter ambystomatis encodes:
- a CDS encoding C39 family peptidase, which produces MALLPFSPAGAAVGDWRQLGDGSGAKIDVRFEGKADGIYLLRRRADGRLFEVKPDFLLPADQKYFDEAAGLLEQEITKLNGTAGHKLFSGAPFEARAANGIASALSLREESSTNDSKSWRLYAGDSYRLFDARPYSVALYADGEGHATSLSIVYANKGDFGSKAGTGQDHFEGGTEATANTLEAAMKRDEAAIEKSISEALGAPVIQRFGEGKTRRQIKRWDWNGQSLLLSSEEGEYVSLQMVPLDFAAAGGKTIATKGEIVRRHRKESVVRESNGDVYATQIPMVDQGPKGYCVPATFERAMRTMGIDADMYLLAMIGGTGVGGGTSVEKLLENVRRAVYSKGRRTKDEPVKELRIRDVKRYIDEGVPVMWTMHAVDEYAKAANDNTSNRKLVSDWSAYITQISTKAAEIAKLPKPDKNGHICMIIGYNEKTDELAVSDSWGPSFERRWVPTKIANWASSGGLFMILP; this is translated from the coding sequence TTGGCGCTTCTTCCTTTCTCCCCTGCCGGGGCTGCCGTCGGTGACTGGCGGCAGCTAGGCGATGGCAGCGGTGCGAAAATCGACGTCCGCTTCGAAGGAAAGGCGGACGGCATCTACCTCCTGCGCCGTCGTGCGGATGGCAGGCTGTTCGAGGTAAAGCCGGATTTCCTCCTCCCCGCCGACCAGAAATACTTCGACGAAGCCGCCGGATTACTCGAGCAGGAGATCACCAAGCTGAACGGCACCGCCGGTCACAAGCTTTTCAGCGGCGCCCCCTTCGAGGCCCGCGCCGCCAATGGGATCGCCTCCGCACTTTCCCTGCGCGAGGAATCCTCCACCAATGACAGCAAAAGCTGGCGGCTCTATGCGGGCGACAGCTACCGGCTGTTCGATGCGCGCCCCTACTCGGTGGCGCTCTATGCGGATGGCGAAGGCCACGCGACCAGCCTCTCGATCGTCTATGCGAACAAGGGTGATTTCGGAAGCAAGGCCGGCACCGGCCAGGATCACTTCGAGGGTGGCACCGAGGCCACCGCGAACACACTGGAAGCCGCGATGAAGCGGGACGAAGCCGCGATTGAAAAATCCATCTCGGAGGCTCTCGGCGCACCGGTGATCCAGCGCTTCGGCGAAGGCAAGACCCGCCGCCAGATCAAGCGCTGGGACTGGAATGGCCAGTCGCTGCTGCTGTCCTCCGAGGAGGGCGAGTACGTTTCACTACAGATGGTGCCGCTCGACTTCGCCGCCGCCGGAGGCAAGACCATCGCGACCAAGGGCGAGATCGTGCGCCGCCACCGCAAGGAAAGCGTGGTCCGCGAATCCAACGGCGATGTCTATGCCACCCAGATCCCGATGGTGGACCAGGGGCCGAAGGGCTACTGCGTGCCCGCCACCTTCGAGCGCGCCATGCGTACCATGGGCATCGACGCGGACATGTATCTGCTGGCCATGATCGGCGGGACCGGCGTGGGCGGCGGAACCTCCGTGGAGAAGCTCCTCGAGAACGTCCGCCGCGCCGTTTACAGCAAGGGCCGCCGTACCAAGGACGAACCGGTGAAGGAACTGCGCATCCGCGACGTGAAGCGCTACATCGACGAAGGCGTGCCGGTCATGTGGACCATGCATGCGGTGGACGAGTATGCGAAGGCTGCCAACGACAACACCTCCAACCGCAAGCTGGTGTCCGACTGGAGCGCCTACATCACGCAGATCTCCACCAAGGCCGCCGAGATCGCCAAGCTGCCGAAGCCCGACAAGAACGGCCACATCTGCATGATCATCGGCTACAACGAGAAGACCGATGAACTCGCGGTGAGCGATTCGTGGGGTCCGAGCTTCGAGCGCCGCTGGGTGCCGACCAAGATCGCCAACTGGGCCAGCAGCGGCGGCCTGTTCATGATCCTGCCGTAA
- a CDS encoding DUF4190 domain-containing protein encodes MSNDPYRTPAAPPPLPPPSSGRIGDDMGMRLLLPVGRSMWAVAAGYLGLFSFFILPAPFSLLVSLIAIRKIKESRQTAKPLHGMGRAVFGLVMGILGTLALLFALYLNFVARSRL; translated from the coding sequence ATGTCGAACGATCCCTATCGGACTCCCGCCGCGCCGCCTCCGTTGCCACCACCGTCATCCGGGCGGATCGGGGATGACATGGGGATGAGGCTGCTGCTTCCGGTTGGGCGGTCCATGTGGGCGGTAGCGGCTGGATATTTAGGTCTGTTTTCCTTTTTCATCTTACCTGCACCGTTTTCCCTGCTGGTTTCGCTGATCGCGATCCGGAAGATCAAGGAGAGTCGGCAAACCGCGAAACCCCTCCACGGCATGGGACGTGCGGTATTCGGATTGGTGATGGGGATCCTTGGGACTTTGGCGCTGCTCTTTGCCCTCTACCTCAACTTTGTTGCCCGGAGTCGTCTCTGA
- a CDS encoding DUF4230 domain-containing protein: protein MPHRVEMWRTLRWLGIAAVLTVALYLFVLRPFERAAAGASATLEHSLDKVLAAVTNSNTRVVEGRAEIAETSEITELSLLEMRMSATRSFEKEDFMLKYFPLGTKKVILRGHYRVKAGYKLKPGVSLRIEKGEPVASFPRAEILSVELIDFDVLNEENGWLNKVTPVDRAAVLRELREQMRQEAERSGILETAESTLKTRLRDLLGTDSVRVERQER, encoded by the coding sequence ATGCCCCATCGCGTGGAAATGTGGCGCACGCTGCGCTGGCTCGGAATCGCCGCGGTGCTGACCGTCGCGCTTTACCTGTTCGTGCTGCGGCCGTTCGAGCGCGCCGCGGCGGGTGCCAGCGCCACGCTGGAACACAGCCTCGACAAGGTGCTGGCCGCGGTCACCAATTCGAATACCCGCGTCGTCGAGGGACGGGCCGAGATCGCGGAGACCTCGGAGATCACGGAGCTTTCGCTGCTGGAGATGCGGATGAGCGCCACCCGTTCGTTCGAGAAAGAGGACTTCATGCTGAAGTATTTCCCGCTGGGCACCAAGAAGGTGATTCTGCGCGGGCATTACCGGGTGAAGGCCGGTTACAAGCTCAAGCCCGGCGTTTCCCTGCGGATCGAGAAGGGGGAGCCTGTGGCCAGCTTTCCCCGTGCGGAGATCCTCTCGGTGGAGCTGATCGACTTCGACGTGCTCAACGAGGAGAACGGTTGGTTGAACAAGGTCACGCCCGTGGACCGTGCCGCCGTGTTGCGTGAGTTGCGCGAGCAAATGCGCCAGGAGGCGGAACGCAGCGGCATTCTGGAAACGGCGGAGTCCACCTTGAAGACCCGCCTGCGCGATCTGCTCGGCACCGACTCCGTGCGGGTCGAACGCCAGGAGCGGTAG